CTTCGTAGAGGGGCATTCGCAAATGCCATCGCCCTGGGATGTATACGTTGTCGTAGAGATCGTAATATCTCATTCGAGCTGTCATGGACTCCTCTTGACGAGCTTGTTGAGTTTGGAGCCTGGTGTGCACACAGAGTCCGCGATCCTGTCGAGTGCTTCTACAAGTCGAGTTCGGCAATCAGACTGAGTCCTGCATTCTCCCATTGCAGTATCCAGTCGACTGAAGACCTCGCGGTGGTAATCCTCGGGATGGGGCCCTTGGTGGCCGCGCAGGTAGACGATGTTTATCGGGTCTTCGAGGCTCATCCCCGCCTGTTCAAAGAATTCCTCGAAGCGTGGCGTCCAGGGCCCCCCTGTATTCTCGGACTTGTTGTTCTTGTTCGTGCACAGATGGTGCGCATGGTTGTCGTCGGCCTTCGACCGGGCACAGTCCCCCGAAGTCCGAGCCGAGGACACCGCCGAAGCGGTCGTGTTCGCCGACACGCCCATGAGCACCACCGTTCCGTC
This sequence is a window from Cystobacter ferrugineus. Protein-coding genes within it:
- a CDS encoding AHH domain-containing protein: MGGVGLRVLVTVAGTQLARGLPEVPGGGLWARLSPPRFAFAGGSARGGLSVGAGARAQVSVADGTVVLMGVSANTTASAVSSARTSGDCARSKADDNHAHHLCTNKNNKSENTGGPWTPRFEEFFEQAGMSLEDPINIVYLRGHQGPHPEDYHREVFSRLDTAMGECRTQSDCRTRLVEALDRIADSVCTPGSKLNKLVKRSP